AACGTCAGGTTTTGCAACTGAACTTAAGCGTCTGTATAGCGAAATATATGGATCAGCTGCGATAATCTGCATTAATCTTGACATAATCGTAGGACAGATCGCAGGTATAGACGGTGTCGCTTGCGGTACCACGCGCTAAATCAATACGAATAGTAATCTCAGGACGGCTCATGACCGACTTGCCTGCAGCTTCAGTATAATCAGTAGCAACCCCACCATTTTGACAAATCAGCACGTCATCTAATGAGACATCGATCTGCTCGGTATCGAGGTCTTCAACACCAGCATAACCAACGGCTGCCAATATGCGGCCCCAATTGGCATCACTAGCGAAAAATGCGGTTTTGACCAAGGGTGAATGAGCGACAGCATAAGCCACATCGCAGCATTCTTGAGTGGTCTTACCGCCGGTAACATTAACGGTAATAAACTTCGTTGCCCCTTCACCATCACGGACAATCAATTGGGCCAAGCGTACAAAGACCTCAGTCAAGGCTGTAAATAATGGCTGATAATGCGGATGATCCGTGCTATCGATTGTTTGCGTATTGGCAGTGCCCGTCGCTATCAGCACGCAGCAATCATTGGTAGAGGTGTCACCGTCGACCGTAATGCGATTAAAAGATTGCTCGTTGATAGCACTGAGCATTTCTTGCAATAAATCGGCGGCGATATTGGCATCGGTGGCGACATAACCAAGCATGGTTGCCATATTAGGGCGAATCATTCCTGAGCCTTTAGAGATACCCGTGATATGGTAGTCAGTACCGTCAATCTGTAACTGCTGGCTGGCAAGCTTGGGTATAGTGTCAGTAGTACGAATACCATTTGCCGCGGCTAGCCAGTTGTCTGCCGCTAAGTTGGCCAGTGCCACATCTAATCCGGCAATTACCGCGTCGCTATTTAGCGGCTCGCCAATGACTCCGGTAGAAAACGGCAGCACAGTATGAGTATCCACCCCCGCTTTATTAGCCAGTGCCGCGCAGATATTTGCGGCTCGGCGTTTACCATCCGCGCCCGTACCCGCATTCGCATTACCAGTGTTGGTCACCAAATAGCGCGGACTGGCCAGCGCAAAATGCTCGCGCAATACTCGCACAGGGGCCGCACAGAAAGCATTTTTAGTAGTGACCACAGCCGTAGTAGCGCTATCATTAATTTCTATCACGACCAAATCATCACGGTCTTTATAGCGCACGCCCGCTGCAGTGGCACTAAGCTTAATACCGTCGATGGCATAAATTATACTGGGTACCGCGACATTTCCAACAGCCATAGCAAGATCCTTGTTAATTAATTTTTAGCATTATTTATTAGATTATTAGCAATGCTTCATTAGCAATAAAATCGTTAATAGCATGCTCAGCTTAAGGTATTGGTTTAAGTTGTTAGCTCAAGTCAAATTCTGACCAAATCGGGGCATGGTCAGACGGTTTTTCCATCGCACGCAGCTCATAGCTGATACCGGCATCAACACATTGATCTTTTAAATCTGGGGTGCATAAAATATGGTCAATCCGTAAGCCGCGCTTAGGATCGTCATCGAAACCACGACTGCGGTAGTCAAACCAACTATATAGCTCGGTACTCTCTGGATAATGCAGACGATAGGTGTCTGTCAGCTCACGCGACATAAGGGTGTCATACCACTCACGCTCCTCGGGTAAGAACGAGGTTTTTCTATTCTTTAGCCAGCGCTTGGCATTAACCTCGCCAACGCCGATATCAATATCTTCTGGGGCGACATTCATATCACCCATGATAATCAGCGAGCGGCCTTCAGCTTTTAAGGTATCGATATACGCCGTCAAATCCGCATAGTAAGCGCGTTTCATCGGGAATTTGGTCGGATGGTCTTGGCTCTCCCCTTGCGGGAAATAGCCATTGAGCACATCAATCTCGCGCCCTTGTAGCACATACCGCGCATGAATAAAGCGCTTTTGTGCCTCTTCATCTTCACCAGGAAAGCCTTTTTGTACAAAAATAGGCGCAACTTTCGAGACCAGTGCTACCCCATAGTGCGCTTTTTGGCCAAAGTATTCGACGTGGTAGCCTAAACTTTCAATATTTTCGAGAGGAAATTGCTCATCATGGACTTTGGTCTCTTGTAGACCCATCACATCAGGATCGATTATGTCACGTACCGCCTCAAGCTGATGCTGGCGAGCACGAATACCATTGATATTAAAACAGACAAAACGGGTCATACATTATCCTATACTAGGTGATTTGAATACGGTGCTAATTCGAACATATGAATGGCTACAAGATATACAAATGATTATGGACCTAAAACGGTCTATTTGTTGCGTGCTTTTGACGGTTAGGCTACAGTAGAATGATAATTTATTACTATCACAACAACCTGCACTGTTTTTTATCGAGTAATTTTATGAAAACCCCTAAAATGACAACAACGACAAACTCGCCTGCAAATGCAGCATCGGCAACTAAAACTATGACCACGCCACTATTTGCTACCAACTATCATGTTTACATCAACCATACTGACGCTGGTGGCATAGTCTATCATGCCAATCATTTAGTGTTTTTTGAGAACTGCCGACGTGATTGGTTTACTGAACTCGGATTAAATGGCTATTTTTTACAGACCACAGATGGTCAAGTGCAACATTTTGTGGTGAGTGAGGCGCAGCTAAACTATCATCAGGCTATATTTTTAGATGAAGTGATTTCGGTACGTATTGATAAGGTTGAACTAAAACCTGCTAGTATTGTATTTTATCAAAGCATTCATCGTATATTAGCAGAAAATAAGTCAGTAGATAAATCCAAGTCTACCAATACCTTATTGAGCAGTACTAAGATCGTTATTGCCTGCGTCCAAAATCAGATAAATCCTACTCCATCAGTACAGCCATCCAATCAGGATTCAGTGGCGCCTACGGTAGTTGCTAGCGCTGCACCAATACGACTGATTCGAGTACCACAAGACCTACATGATAGCATTCAGCAAGCCATCACGCATCATGCTAGTGAGCAATGACCGCGGCTGATAAACACTAGTCTTGACTATACGCATAGTGGTACCCCTATTGGGAGCACCCCTACTAGTATCAATCCTATACCCAGGTTTTGTGATATTCAAGTATGCAGCGAGCGCTTCTCAGCGCCATTCACTATAAGCCATTCACTATAAATAGGTGCAAGTTTTGTCATCCGTACAATACTGATGCTTACTCTTATGTTGACGGCTGGCCTTGCTTGCTCATTTATCTATTTTATAGAGAGTAAATATTATTTTTCTGTCAATTAGTTAGCCTTCAGTGAGCCCTCGGCTACCCATATTAAAATTCGTCTATAAAACTATGTGTTATTTTTACATAGACTGTTCAGTTACAGCATACTAACACGCGATTTGGTTATAGCTATGCTAGTATCTTGCTAGAATACATAGTCATATTTATCTTAACTTTTAGTCAATAAAAACTTCAATTAATAAAACTTCAGTTAATAATGTTCGATCAGCAGTATGTAAACATAACTGTATGTTGAATTGTTAAAGTTGTTTAATAAATGAGCAATAATGATATAACATAGCCAGACCCTAGCAGTCCGTCAATGAATAAAAATGGTATCGCACTCAGCACGTCAGCGCTGATTCGTATTATTAGCATAGGCAGGACTGCTTCTTTATAACACCTTACCCAGTATTAATTATTAAATTTTGAGGACGCGGACAATGATAGTGAATAAACCTTGGCTGGCTTATTATCCTACCACTGTACCTAAAACAATTGACCCTGATAAGTATGGTAGCTTGATGGAGCTATACGAGGAGTGTTTTGATCGCTTCCGTTGGCAGCCTATGAGTATTTGTATGGATGTTACTCATAGTTATAACGAGGTTGATGAAGCATCGCTTGCGGTAGCGGCATGGTTACAGGCACAAGGTATTCCCAAGGGTAGTATCGTAGCGCTAATGATGCCAAACGTACCCCAGTACTTGCCAACTATGATTGGCATCCTGCGCGCAGGCTACGTCTGTACCCCTATCAATCCGTTATGTACGGGCCGTGAATTGCGCCATCAACTGAATGACTCCGGCGCTAAAATTATATTTATCATTGATAATTTTGCCCAAGCACTTGAGCAAGTGGTTGATGAGACTCCTATTAAGCGTATTGTCCTGTCAAAAATGGGCGATATGATGGGCTTAAAGGGAATTTTGGTTAACACCATTGTTCGTCAAGTCAAACGCTTAGTGCCTAAATATAAGCTCAATGATCCTAAGCATGAAGTGACCAAGTTCCCTGACGTGCTTAAAATGGGTAGAGACTTAACGTTTCAACAACCAACAATGGCCTTAGAGCAAACAGCCATATTGCAATATACCGGTGGTACGACCGGCCTACCCAAAGGGGTGATTTTAACCCAACGCAATATCGTGGCCGCTGGCCTACAATCCGAAGCATGGTACCGTCCTGTTACTTCAAATATTAATGAAGTCTATATCAATATGATTATGGCGTTACCGCTGTATCATACTTACGCCTTTATGCTTAGCCTGTTAAGCATGCGTTCAGGGTATACCTTTATATTGGTACCTAACCCGCGCGATATGCCAGGATTTATCAAAACTTTATCCAAGCAACCTTTTCATATATTCCCTGGCGTTAACACTATGTTTAAAGAGTTGCTTGATCAGCCACAATTTAAACAGCTGAACTTCACGTCACTGCGTATTTCTCAAGCGGGTGGGATGGCAGCAACTGAACAGACGGCAGCGCGCTGGCTCGAGGTTACTGGCTGCCCTATGATTGAAGGTTGGGGAATGACTGAAGGGTTGGCCGTAGGAACAGCAAACGTGGTCACTGACCGTAAGTTTAACGCCACGATAGGCATTCCAGGTCCTAGCGTTGATGTCATTGTGATTGATGAAGATAACGAGCGCGTTGGTGCTCATCAGTCGGGCGAAATGTGTATTAAAGGCCCTAACGTGACTTCTGGCTATTTCAATCGTGATAACAGTGATAGCTTTACCAAAGACGGTTACTTTCGTACCGGCGATATCGTCAGTATGGATGAAAGGGGCTACATTACCTTACTAGATCGCAAAAAAGATATGGTTTTGGTCTCGGGATTTAATGTTTACCCGAATGAAGTTGAATTGGTGATGCTGGACTGCGATGGCATTGTTGACTGTGCAGTAATCGGTGTTCCTGATGAGCGCCAAGGTGAAGCGGTCAAAATCTATATCGTTCGCACAGATAACAAGGTCACCAAAGAGACGGTTAAAGAATTTGCGCTGGATAATCTAACGGGCTATAAATGTCCCCGGTATATCGAGTTCGTTACTGAACTGCCAAAGAACAATATCGGCAAAGTGCTACGTCAAAAGTTGCGTGAACAGCATCTAGCAGATCATGGTTAAGACTGTTTATTCAACTGTCGTGTTTTATCGATAATAAATCATCAAAAAAGCCCTCCACATCACAATATAGAGGGCTTTTTATGGTCTTAATTTCAGTAGCATTTGCACAGTAGCATTCGCACAGTAATATTTGCACAGTAAGATAAGTCTAGCGATATCAGTGAGTCGATGTTCAATCCGCTTAGCTGATCTTATTAACCATACTTAATGGTAAACGCTTCATAGCTTGACCCACGATTGACCATGGCAGGCTTGGTACAGAAGCTTCTTCAACACCGGACTCAATCGCTGCCACCATAGCGGTAGTACCAGTAGCCGCATCGACTTCAAACGGCAGTTTTTGGGCTTTTTCATTAATCTCAGTACGAATATAACCCGGATAGATAGTAGAGACTTTAATAGGCAATTTGGTAAGCAGCATATCAGCGCGGATACCTTCTGCTAAATACGCCAAGCCCGCCTTACTGGCCCCATAAGTAGTTATGTGACCGGGCAGACCCCGCATCGCTGATATACTCGATATCACCACTAGATGACCACTGTTTTGTTCCCGGAATATTTGCATTGCCGCTTCACACTGCGCTAAGGCTGAAATAAAGTTAATCTCAGCCGTGTGGCGATTAATCTCAAAACGCCCTTTGCCAATGCGGCGACTGTCACCAACGCCGGCGTTCACTACGATCCGGTCAATATGACCAAAGTCCGCTTTGAACGCATCAAATACTTCAAATATAGCATCATAGTCACTAACATCTAAAACGCGGTGTTCAATACGAACCTCAGGATAGCGATCCATGAGCTCCGCTTTAAGTTGCTCTAAGCGTTCGGCACGGCGTGCACAGATTGCCAAATTGTAGCCTAACTTTGCGAATATCCGGGCCATGCCTTCGCCTAGTCCTGAGCTAGCACCAGTAATCAAAACCGTTTTGCCGCGGCCCACTTGCTGTTTGCCCAAGCCTTTTAAGTAGCGTGCAGGCTGAATGGCACTAAATGCTTGTTCTTTACCTTGTCTGGCTGTTTGGGTCATTAGGCTCATTAATTTATTTTGCATGGCAGTCCCTTGTATATCAAAATTAAAAAAGAATAAGACGCTACAAACCCAGTTTATAGCGTCTTGAAAGCATTTTGCTGTTTAAAAACATCTTGCTAAAAACAACCCATTATAAGGTTTATGTTTTTATACATAAGTACGGTTATGTATTAAAGACCAACTTTTTATTCTTACTATCGTCGGTCAGCTTATCGCCAAGTCACAAACCGCTTGCCATCAGCGAATAGATGGCTATATTCATTTACTGATAATAAGCGCGCAGACTGATCTTTTAGAGTGATCGCAGTAACGCCAGTATTAACCAAACTTTTATTAAGCTGATAAGCGACTTGACTGCCCTGTTGCAATAACTGCGATGTAATAGCGGCTATAACACCCCCTGAAGTGAAGACCAGCACCGTGCTATCTCGCTCTAAGTGGCTCAGATTTGTTATTTGTGAGCGCACCTGCTCCAGCGCTTGCTGCGCACGGACGTTGAACTGCGGCCAGCTTTCCACATAATCCGTATCATTGTCACCTGCATGCCAGCGCTGCATAGCACGATCAAACAGCTCAGCTAGGCGGGTGTTTGGGGCATCAGCTTTGGCCAGCTCAGCTGCAACCACAGCCCGACTGATAAAGGCGGGGTCAGACTTGATAAACACATCTTTATGATTAAACTCATCAAAAACCGGCAACACATAGCTGTCAGGCGCTTCAATATTTATGATCGATGACTCAGCACCACCAGCTACTGATGGCTGATAAGCCTCCCAAAAACAGCGGGCAGAATCCTGTTGCCGTAGCAAACTACCGGTAAAAATAGCATCGATTCGGCGCTGGGTAGTCGCGTAATGCTGACCGAGCAGACGCGCTTGTGTTCCACCCAACTCTGAGAGCTGATCGTAATTTTCTTGTCCAAATGATGCTTGACCATGGCGGGCTAAAAGTATGGTTGTCATAGTGATACTGCCTAGTTTTAGGTTAGCTATTCTTGATTTACTTATTTGTAAAACGTCTATTGGTAGCTAGAATGCTAGCTACTGTCATAATGCTTATAGTCTAAGACCTTAAGCGCAAGAGTATTGCCCCGTAAAATGCTGACACTATTTAGGTGTCGCATCAAAATAGCTTTTTGGCAAAATACCTTTAATGACTGACTGTACCGGGCTTGGTAACTTTTCAATAGTCGCCGCATCAACACCCATATCTTGCAGGTGGGGTTGCACATGACTGGTAAACAACGCATCCCCTTCATACTTGGCAATGAGTTTGAGGCATTTGGCGTGTAAGACATGAACGATAATCCAAAAGTTTTTAAAGGCCGGATTAGTGGTTTGCTTATGATAGTAGCGATAGTAGATTTGCTGCACAATACCGGCTAAGCGGAACAAGCCAAACACTTCATAAAAGGTCCAGTTATCAATCTGTAAGCCAGTCTTCTCAAGGTAATAGTCGACCACTTCATCGCGGGTCATCATCCCTTCTAGATGGGTCGGCTGACGGCGCGATTGCTGCATAATGCTATTATCATCCGCTTCAATCCAATAAGCCAAGGCACTGCCTAAATCCATTAAAGGATCACCAATGGTTGCCATTTCCCAATCTAACACCCCAATCACCTTAGTCGGGTTATCAGCATCCAAAATTACATTGTCAAAGCGCCAGTCATTATGAATAACGCAGGTACTACTATCAGCAGGCGTATGCTTAGTGAGCCATTGGCGTACTAGTGCAAAGCTTGGTACATTAGGGGTTTTTGCTTTGACATAGCGTTTATCCCAGCCACTTACTTGCCGCTCGCAATAGCCGTCACCACGACCTAGCGCTACCAGATCAGGATGATCCTGATAATCAACTTGATGTAGCTCAACTAAAGCATCGATGACATTGGTGCATAATTCGCGGGTTTGTGCGGGGTCAAAATCAATACCTTTGGGCAAATTAGCACGTGGAATGATACCGGCCATACGTTCCATAACATAAAAATCAGCGCCAATAATCGCTTCATCAGTACATAGTGCGAGCATTTTTGGTACATAAGGATAGGCATCGGCAAGTGCTTTTTGGACGGTATATTCGCGCACCATATCATGAGCAGATTTGGCCTTGGTACCCTTGGGTGGGCGACGCAATATTAGGTCTTGGCCCTCATGTTGACTGTCATACTGTAAACGATATGTCCAATTTGATGCGCCACCTGAAAACTGGGTAACGGTAGGTTCGCCAACTACCTCAACACCTTGGCCACGCAGCCAATGGCTGACAGCTTGGGCATCGAGTTCTTCGCCATCACGAATAGCGCCCCCTTTATCTAATAACTCATTCAAGGACTTGTTTAGTACTTGCTGATCTCGTGCTTGCTCATCTTGTACCTGCTCATCTTGTACCTGGTCACCTACTGTGACTTTTTTATCAGTATTAATGTCAGTATTAATATCAGTGTCGTTATTGCTGTTGCTGTTGCTGTTGCTGTTGCTGTTGCCACTATCGTTGATAGCATTGTTCTCAGTGTCACTATCATTTGCCATGCGATGCTCCTTATCATTTAGCATATTATTTTTTACTTAGGCTATTTTAATTGCTGGTTCATTACGCTTTAGGCTTAGAAGGACGACTGAAGCCTTGACGCTTTAGCTCTAGTTTGGCAATCATGGTTTTATGCACTTCATCAGGGCCATCCGCTAAGCGTAGCGCCCTTGCCTGCGCAAAAAAGCTCGGTAGCATGGTATCTTGGCAGACACCCATACCGCCATAGATTTGAATTGCCATATCGACCACTTCTTGTAATACGGTAGGTGCCACTACTTTAATCGCTGATATTTCAGTCAATGCCGCTTTAGTCCCCTGGCTGTCCATTTTTTGCGCCGCATATAGTGTTAGTAGACGGGCTTGGTCAATCTTAATACGGGCTTCAGCAATGCGTTCTAGATTGCCCCCTAGTTGTAGTAGAGGTTTGCCAAAGGCAGTACGACTCATGCCCCGATGAATGGCAAGCTCTAATGACTTTTCGGCCGCGCCAACACAGCGCATACAATGATGAATCCGGCCTGGCCCTAAACGGCCTTGGGCAATCTCAAAGCCCATCCCCGCCCCACCAATAAAACGGGTAACCGGCACACGCACATCGGTAAAGCTGACCTCGCCATGACCATGCGGGGCATCATAATCACCAAATACTTTTAGCATGCGTTCAATCTTAACCCCAGCAGTGTTAGCAGGTACTAATACCATGGAGTGTTGATGATGGCGGTCTTTACTGTCATCAGGCGTATAAGCCATCACAATCAGTAGATTAACCGCCGGATCACCAAGACCAGAGGACCACCATTTACTACCGTTGATAACGATTTCATCACCTGCAACCACAGCAGTTGCCTGCATATTGGTGGCATCACTGGACGCCACATCAGGCTCAGTCATACAAAATACCGAGCGAGTCTTACCAGCCAATAACGGTGTTAACCACTGATCTTGCTGCTGTTGAGTGCCATAGCGCCACAACAGTTCCATATTGCCACTGTCCGGTGCATTACAGTTAAAGACATACGGCGCCAATAAGCTGCGTCCTGTCAGCTCTGCAATGGGCGCGTAATCCGTCACTGATAGCCCAGCACCTAGCTCATCGTCTGGCAAGAATAAATTCCAAAGCCCCGCCTCGCGCGCTTGCGTACGCAGTGCCTCATATTTTTCTGGCCACTGCCAATTGCGCCAATTGCCATCAGGATTTTGTTCATGGCAGTCTTGCCAAAATTGGGCTTCAATCGGCTCAATATAAGTGGCAATAAAGTCTTTGACTTGTGCATGCATGGCTTGACCATGTGGGGTGGCGGTAAACATTAGGGTGGATGCTGTAGACATAGTGAACTTCCTCTTCCTTGTTGGATATTTTTAGTTGCTGATTTTTAAATGAGATATCTTAATTATTAAAGCTATATTGCTGATAAAAACCAGACTTTTTTGCCTGCTTAATAGCAGCCTACTCCCCGACGCCAAAAGACATATTATGTCGTTCAATCAGCCGTCCTTTTGGTCTGCCGCCAA
The sequence above is a segment of the Psychrobacter sp. PL19 genome. Coding sequences within it:
- a CDS encoding AMP-binding protein, producing the protein MIVNKPWLAYYPTTVPKTIDPDKYGSLMELYEECFDRFRWQPMSICMDVTHSYNEVDEASLAVAAWLQAQGIPKGSIVALMMPNVPQYLPTMIGILRAGYVCTPINPLCTGRELRHQLNDSGAKIIFIIDNFAQALEQVVDETPIKRIVLSKMGDMMGLKGILVNTIVRQVKRLVPKYKLNDPKHEVTKFPDVLKMGRDLTFQQPTMALEQTAILQYTGGTTGLPKGVILTQRNIVAAGLQSEAWYRPVTSNINEVYINMIMALPLYHTYAFMLSLLSMRSGYTFILVPNPRDMPGFIKTLSKQPFHIFPGVNTMFKELLDQPQFKQLNFTSLRISQAGGMAATEQTAARWLEVTGCPMIEGWGMTEGLAVGTANVVTDRKFNATIGIPGPSVDVIVIDEDNERVGAHQSGEMCIKGPNVTSGYFNRDNSDSFTKDGYFRTGDIVSMDERGYITLLDRKKDMVLVSGFNVYPNEVELVMLDCDGIVDCAVIGVPDERQGEAVKIYIVRTDNKVTKETVKEFALDNLTGYKCPRYIEFVTELPKNNIGKVLRQKLREQHLADHG
- the xthA gene encoding exodeoxyribonuclease III, which codes for MTRFVCFNINGIRARQHQLEAVRDIIDPDVMGLQETKVHDEQFPLENIESLGYHVEYFGQKAHYGVALVSKVAPIFVQKGFPGEDEEAQKRFIHARYVLQGREIDVLNGYFPQGESQDHPTKFPMKRAYYADLTAYIDTLKAEGRSLIIMGDMNVAPEDIDIGVGEVNAKRWLKNRKTSFLPEEREWYDTLMSRELTDTYRLHYPESTELYSWFDYRSRGFDDDPKRGLRIDHILCTPDLKDQCVDAGISYELRAMEKPSDHAPIWSEFDLS
- a CDS encoding acyl-CoA dehydrogenase family protein, encoding MFTATPHGQAMHAQVKDFIATYIEPIEAQFWQDCHEQNPDGNWRNWQWPEKYEALRTQAREAGLWNLFLPDDELGAGLSVTDYAPIAELTGRSLLAPYVFNCNAPDSGNMELLWRYGTQQQQDQWLTPLLAGKTRSVFCMTEPDVASSDATNMQATAVVAGDEIVINGSKWWSSGLGDPAVNLLIVMAYTPDDSKDRHHQHSMVLVPANTAGVKIERMLKVFGDYDAPHGHGEVSFTDVRVPVTRFIGGAGMGFEIAQGRLGPGRIHHCMRCVGAAEKSLELAIHRGMSRTAFGKPLLQLGGNLERIAEARIKIDQARLLTLYAAQKMDSQGTKAALTEISAIKVVAPTVLQEVVDMAIQIYGGMGVCQDTMLPSFFAQARALRLADGPDEVHKTMIAKLELKRQGFSRPSKPKA
- a CDS encoding SDR family oxidoreductase, with amino-acid sequence MQNKLMSLMTQTARQGKEQAFSAIQPARYLKGLGKQQVGRGKTVLITGASSGLGEGMARIFAKLGYNLAICARRAERLEQLKAELMDRYPEVRIEHRVLDVSDYDAIFEVFDAFKADFGHIDRIVVNAGVGDSRRIGKGRFEINRHTAEINFISALAQCEAAMQIFREQNSGHLVVISSISAMRGLPGHITTYGASKAGLAYLAEGIRADMLLTKLPIKVSTIYPGYIRTEINEKAQKLPFEVDAATGTTAMVAAIESGVEEASVPSLPWSIVGQAMKRLPLSMVNKIS
- a CDS encoding histidine phosphatase family protein; this translates as MTTILLARHGQASFGQENYDQLSELGGTQARLLGQHYATTQRRIDAIFTGSLLRQQDSARCFWEAYQPSVAGGAESSIINIEAPDSYVLPVFDEFNHKDVFIKSDPAFISRAVVAAELAKADAPNTRLAELFDRAMQRWHAGDNDTDYVESWPQFNVRAQQALEQVRSQITNLSHLERDSTVLVFTSGGVIAAITSQLLQQGSQVAYQLNKSLVNTGVTAITLKDQSARLLSVNEYSHLFADGKRFVTWR
- the argJ gene encoding bifunctional glutamate N-acetyltransferase/amino-acid acetyltransferase ArgJ, with product MAVGNVAVPSIIYAIDGIKLSATAAGVRYKDRDDLVVIEINDSATTAVVTTKNAFCAAPVRVLREHFALASPRYLVTNTGNANAGTGADGKRRAANICAALANKAGVDTHTVLPFSTGVIGEPLNSDAVIAGLDVALANLAADNWLAAANGIRTTDTIPKLASQQLQIDGTDYHITGISKGSGMIRPNMATMLGYVATDANIAADLLQEMLSAINEQSFNRITVDGDTSTNDCCVLIATGTANTQTIDSTDHPHYQPLFTALTEVFVRLAQLIVRDGEGATKFITVNVTGGKTTQECCDVAYAVAHSPLVKTAFFASDANWGRILAAVGYAGVEDLDTEQIDVSLDDVLICQNGGVATDYTEAAGKSVMSRPEITIRIDLARGTASDTVYTCDLSYDYVKINADYRS
- a CDS encoding phosphotransferase family protein, whose product is MANDSDTENNAINDSGNSNSNSNSNSNNDTDINTDINTDKKVTVGDQVQDEQVQDEQARDQQVLNKSLNELLDKGGAIRDGEELDAQAVSHWLRGQGVEVVGEPTVTQFSGGASNWTYRLQYDSQHEGQDLILRRPPKGTKAKSAHDMVREYTVQKALADAYPYVPKMLALCTDEAIIGADFYVMERMAGIIPRANLPKGIDFDPAQTRELCTNVIDALVELHQVDYQDHPDLVALGRGDGYCERQVSGWDKRYVKAKTPNVPSFALVRQWLTKHTPADSSTCVIHNDWRFDNVILDADNPTKVIGVLDWEMATIGDPLMDLGSALAYWIEADDNSIMQQSRRQPTHLEGMMTRDEVVDYYLEKTGLQIDNWTFYEVFGLFRLAGIVQQIYYRYYHKQTTNPAFKNFWIIVHVLHAKCLKLIAKYEGDALFTSHVQPHLQDMGVDAATIEKLPSPVQSVIKGILPKSYFDATPK
- a CDS encoding hotdog domain-containing protein produces the protein MKTPKMTTTTNSPANAASATKTMTTPLFATNYHVYINHTDAGGIVYHANHLVFFENCRRDWFTELGLNGYFLQTTDGQVQHFVVSEAQLNYHQAIFLDEVISVRIDKVELKPASIVFYQSIHRILAENKSVDKSKSTNTLLSSTKIVIACVQNQINPTPSVQPSNQDSVAPTVVASAAPIRLIRVPQDLHDSIQQAITHHASEQ